The following is a genomic window from Clostridium sp..
CCACACAAATATATAAAGTCTTTATAAGTAAAATTTGAATTATCCGCAAAATAAACCATTATATCAAAGTTTTTTATATATGGAGCAACTTCCTTGAGACAGTTTGTAACAAGTACTGCATCTTCTATATTTATAAATTTCAATATAAGTTTTTTGCTAAATCTGTTTCCAGAAAGACATATTGTATTTTTCAAGAAATTGCTGCAATATTGTTTTATATAATGAGATACCTTTTTAACCTTGTCTTCATCCGGAACAAATATTACAACCTTTCTTCCTGTATTTATAGACCATTTTAAATAATCATAGACAACAAATGGTATATCTTTATTTATATCAATCCTCGTAAGTATCGTCCTTGGTTCAATCATGGGAACTCTGCTGTTCTTTACAGGGAATAATATGCTTTCGGAATTTTTGAATACTTCCTCTATGGAATAAGCAATGACTTTATTGTTGTCATTTGAAAATTTGCTCAAGACATCCAGTATTTCACGTTTATCATGATGTGAAAAACTGCTTACGTCATCATATATTATAAGATCCAAATTTTCATTAAGACCTGCAGCCGTAGTAAAATCGCAAATTTTTAAATTTGAACTGCCATACTCTTCAGTATCTTTTATATAACTATAATTTTTTAAATCCGTATGCTTTTTTATACTTTCTATTATGCTTATTGGGGGACGGTACTCATCCGTTATATATAGTACCTTCTTGTTTTCACAAATGTACTTTTCAATAATTTCAACAAATATTTCTGTAGAATTATATGGGATTGAGATAATATTCAAAAATCTCTTATTTCCTTTAGCCCATTTCATTATCATTTCAATTATTTTATTTTTCTCTTCCTGGAAACTCATCTTTTCCCAAAGTAACATCTTCTTCACTCTCCATTATATCCATTATTCTATTTTTTAATAACGAATATCTTTCAAAACTTCTATTATTATCTATCATAAATTTAAGTGCCTTCAAATCACCTACAAGAACAACCATCTGCTTTGCTCTTGTTATAGCTGTATACAATAAATTTCTATTCATAAAAAAATTTGATCCCATAAATACCGGCATTATAATTACTGGAAATTCACTTCCCTGACTTTTATGTATAGTTATTGCATATGCCAGCTCAATTTCATCTAAATATATATTATCATATATGACTCTCTTGTCATCATCAAATATTACAGTTATATTATTATTTTCATTATCTATATCTTCTATATATCCCACATCTCCATTGAATATGCCAAGTCCCTTCTCCTCTTTATCCGAAAGCAGTGTCCAATTCAGGGAATAGTCATTTTTTGTCTGCATGACTTTATCACCTACTCTAAAAATTGTATCTCTGAATTCCCTTTGTTTCCTATCAGAACTTTCAGGATTCAGGATATTTTGCAATTTTTTATTGAGATTTGACACTCCCAGAAGACCTTTTCTCATAGGAGAAACCACCTGGATATGATTCAATTTATTCCATGATTTATTGAATCTAGGCAGCCTGGTATTTACCAATTCAATTAAAGTATCCAATATCTTATTTGGATCCGTGCATTCTATAAAATAGAAATCCCTATCTTTCTTGTTTATAAACGGCATTTCACCAGAATTTATTCTATGTGCATTTACTATTATCATGCTCTCTTTTGACTGCCTGAATATTTCCTTTAATCTTATTACTTTAATACATTTACTGTCTATGAAATCCCTAAGTACATTACCCGGTCCCACCGAAGGAAGTTGATCTGAATCTCCTACTATTATAATTCGCGTTCCAATGGATATTGCCTTCAGCAGGTTATTCATAAGCATTATATCTATCATGGAAGCTTCATCTATTATAACTACATCACATTCCAAGGGCGTTTCTTCACTTTTTGAAAAGAACAATGCCTCTTCATCACGAGGTACCCCCATTTCAAGAAGTCTATGTATGGTTTTTGATTCTCTTCCTGTAGATTCAGACATTCTCTTTGCAGCCCTTCCTGTAGGTGCTGCCATAAGGACTTTCATATTTAATTTTTCAAATATATCAGCTATACAATTTATTATCGTAGTTTTTCCTGTACCAGGACCTCCCGTTATTATCTCTACTCCATTTTGAAATGCGCCCCTTATTGCATCTTTTTGGGATTCGGCAAATTGTATATTATTCAAGGCTTCAAAATTTGTAATCTCTTTTTCTATATCTATATTTATTTCATCATACTTATTGAATTGAAGATACAAAATTTTTTTTGTTACACTAAGTTCACAGTAATAGTAGGTAGGTAAAAATACACAGATTTCATCTTTTGATTTTTCCAGCTTAAGTTTTCCTTTAAGCGAACTATCATATATATTCTCCTCTATTTCCTCCCTTGTTACATTAAGTACACCCTCCGATTCCTCTACAAGCTTTTTAAGCGGCATATATGTATTCCCAAAATTACAGAACCTGCTTACTATATATTTTATTCCACTTTGTATCCTGAAAGGCGAATTAGCTTCTATTCCGAGACTTCTTGCTATCCTGTCTGCAATTTTAAATCCTATTCCAGATATCTCATCTGTAAGAACATATGGATTTTCTTTTACCGTCTTTATGGAGTCCGCACCAAATCTTTTATGTATTTTCACACACTGATTCGCACTTATTCCATAGGTCTGCAAGAATATCATTATATTCCTGACCTCACTTTGTTTTGAATAGGATTCACATATAAGATTTATTTTTTTTTCTCCTATTCCTTCTATTTCTCTCAATCTTTCAATATGATTATCCATTATATCCAGAGTCTTATCTCCAAATTTATCGACTATCTTTTTTGCAGTAACAGGTCCTATACCAGATATAGCTCCAGATGACAGATATCTTTCAATACCAACTTTAGTATCTGGTATTATTTCTTCGGAATATTTGATTTTAAACTGCTGTCCAAAATGCGGATGGGTTACCCATTCTCCCATAAATTTCAAATTCTGTCCTTCCATAATAAAAGGTACATTCCCGACTATAGTCACAACACCGCTTTTGTTTTTTAATTTGGCAACCACATATCCATTATCTTCATTCTGGAATACTATATCATCTATAATACCTTGTATTTCCTGCATAAAATCTCCCTACTTTTAAAAATTATATCAATAAGTCAATTATAACACATTAGGCACGCATCATTTTAGATGCGTGCCCACTGTTATAAATATTTTTTTATTTCATCCACCTTATTCAACTTTTCCCACGGCACATCTATATCTGTCCTTCCAAAATGCCCATATGCCGCTACTTGTCTATATATAGGTCTTCTCAAATTCAAATTTCTTATTATTGCTCCTGGTCTTAGATCAAATACTTTATTTACTATATCAACTATGTCGTCTTCTGAAATCTTTCCGGTACCAAAGGTATCTACTTCTATGGATACCGGTTTAGCAACACCTATAGCATAGGCCAGCTGTATTTCCAGTTTGTCGGCCAGCCCTGATGCTACAAGGTTTTTTGCAACCCACCTTGCTGCATAAGCAGCTGATCTGTCAACCTTGGTTGGATCTTTTCCGGAAAATGCACCTCCGCCGTGTCTTCCATAACCACCATAAGTATCAACTATTATTTTTCTTCCTGTAAGTCCTGAATCACCCTGTGGACCCCCGACTACAAATCTACCTGTAGGATTTATAAAATACCTTGTATTATCATCTAAAAATTTGGATGGTATTGTTGGTTTTATAACATTTTCTATTATATCCCTGCTTATCTGTTCCTGACTTACATGTGGATCATGCTGTGATGATACAACTACAGTATCTATCCTTACCGGTTTGTCATTTTCATATTCCACCGTAACTTGTGTTTTTCCATCCGGTCTTAAATAAGAAAGGGTCCCATCTTTTCTAACGGCTGTCAGCCTTTTTGCAAGTTTGTGTGCCATACTTATTGGAAGCGGCATATATTCCGGAGTTTCATTTGTAGCAAAGCCAAACATCATTCCTTGATCTCCCGCACCTATAGCATCTTCCTTGTCCATTGTACCGGATTTAGCTTCAAAAGCCTCATTTACTCCCATAGCTATATCTGATGACTGCTCATCTATTGAGGATATTACTGAACAAGTATCGCAGTCAAAGCCGTACTTTGCCCTTGTATAGCCTATTTCCTTCACAGTTTTTCTAACTATTTTAGGAATGTCTACATAACATTTAGTTGATATTTCACCCATAACTAAAACCATTCCTGTTGTAGTTATAGTTTCACAAGCTACCCTTCCTTCAGGATCCTGTGCCATTATTGCATCAAGTATAGCATCTGAAATTTGATCACACATTTTATCTGGATGCCCTTCTGTAACCGACTCAGAAGTAAACAACTTTTTCATCTTTTTCCCCTCCATCTACATAAAAATAAAAAACCTCTTTTATAAAAAAGAGGTTAATAAGCATTATCAACTCTCTTATCTCGCAGGAATAACTGCAGGAATTGGCACCTTAGCATATTTACTGGTTGCCGGGTTTCACAGGGCCCTTTCCCTCCACCTCTCTTGATAAGAGTTTTAAATTATAAAATAAAAAACACTTTCTATAGTGTTTTTTTATGGTGGAGGAAGATGGATTCGAACCATCGAAGTCAATGACAACAGATTTACAGTCTGCCCCCTTTAGCCACTCGGGAATTCCTCCATTTTTATGGTGCTGGCAGTAGGCATCGAACCCACGACCTACTGATTACAAGTCAGTTGCTCTACCATCTGAGCTATGCCAGCCTATTCAATATTTTAATATGGTGGGCACAACAGGGCTCGAACCTGTGACCCTCTGCTTGTAAGGCAGATGCTCTCCCAGCTGAGCTATGCGCCCTAAATTGGTGGAGGAAGATGGATTCGAACCATCGAAGTCAATGACAACAGATTTACAGTCTGCCCCCTTTAGCCACTCGGGAATTCCTCCATTTTTATGGTGCTGGCAATAGGCATCGAACCCACGACCTACTGATTACAAGTCAGTTGCTCTACCATCTGAGCTATGCCAGCTTACTATGTAACTTGTCATCAGTTAACACACGCATTGACCTATGTTAGTATATCGTTTAGGCACTCCTTTTTCAAATTTCATTTTTGGTGTATTCCCGCATTTAAATTGATTTAACTCAACATTCCTTTATGTTTCTCAATAAATCACATTTTCACAATTTATATTTGCCACATTGTCTATT
Proteins encoded in this region:
- the metK gene encoding methionine adenosyltransferase; translation: MKKLFTSESVTEGHPDKMCDQISDAILDAIMAQDPEGRVACETITTTGMVLVMGEISTKCYVDIPKIVRKTVKEIGYTRAKYGFDCDTCSVISSIDEQSSDIAMGVNEAFEAKSGTMDKEDAIGAGDQGMMFGFATNETPEYMPLPISMAHKLAKRLTAVRKDGTLSYLRPDGKTQVTVEYENDKPVRIDTVVVSSQHDPHVSQEQISRDIIENVIKPTIPSKFLDDNTRYFINPTGRFVVGGPQGDSGLTGRKIIVDTYGGYGRHGGGAFSGKDPTKVDRSAAYAARWVAKNLVASGLADKLEIQLAYAIGVAKPVSIEVDTFGTGKISEDDIVDIVNKVFDLRPGAIIRNLNLRRPIYRQVAAYGHFGRTDIDVPWEKLNKVDEIKKYL
- the recD2 gene encoding SF1B family DNA helicase RecD2; the encoded protein is MQEIQGIIDDIVFQNEDNGYVVAKLKNKSGVVTIVGNVPFIMEGQNLKFMGEWVTHPHFGQQFKIKYSEEIIPDTKVGIERYLSSGAISGIGPVTAKKIVDKFGDKTLDIMDNHIERLREIEGIGEKKINLICESYSKQSEVRNIMIFLQTYGISANQCVKIHKRFGADSIKTVKENPYVLTDEISGIGFKIADRIARSLGIEANSPFRIQSGIKYIVSRFCNFGNTYMPLKKLVEESEGVLNVTREEIEENIYDSSLKGKLKLEKSKDEICVFLPTYYYCELSVTKKILYLQFNKYDEINIDIEKEITNFEALNNIQFAESQKDAIRGAFQNGVEIITGGPGTGKTTIINCIADIFEKLNMKVLMAAPTGRAAKRMSESTGRESKTIHRLLEMGVPRDEEALFFSKSEETPLECDVVIIDEASMIDIMLMNNLLKAISIGTRIIIVGDSDQLPSVGPGNVLRDFIDSKCIKVIRLKEIFRQSKESMIIVNAHRINSGEMPFINKKDRDFYFIECTDPNKILDTLIELVNTRLPRFNKSWNKLNHIQVVSPMRKGLLGVSNLNKKLQNILNPESSDRKQREFRDTIFRVGDKVMQTKNDYSLNWTLLSDKEEKGLGIFNGDVGYIEDIDNENNNITVIFDDDKRVIYDNIYLDEIELAYAITIHKSQGSEFPVIIMPVFMGSNFFMNRNLLYTAITRAKQMVVLVGDLKALKFMIDNNRSFERYSLLKNRIMDIMESEEDVTLGKDEFPGREK